From the genome of Mesorhizobium japonicum MAFF 303099, one region includes:
- a CDS encoding plasmid partitioning protein RepB C-terminal domain-containing protein, producing MNPLRVSGLLKTYRRQVDNMQEFIREADAVKHQMESVVDAFRHVLRIAAFRGLLQSNGFATPPSILMQNSPEARVKAGIGEDRQISLPRVDEPLVEGICLEALDMLNDFGAPLKIFGLLREVVPGRQVEIVRLMLAMNRVEFRVARLLIELTPRSQLTNPLARRKRYEGISPAQMAAMEADIAEVSHDYLSAASTHGSEMLNLIAATSYFDRLLNNPKLVRYLARNFARQLEVFQNLLDFREARYKEHPPQAGS from the coding sequence ATGAACCCGCTGCGTGTCTCCGGTTTGTTGAAGACCTACAGGCGCCAAGTCGACAATATGCAGGAATTCATCAGGGAAGCCGACGCGGTGAAACACCAGATGGAAAGCGTCGTCGATGCCTTTCGTCATGTCCTGCGCATCGCTGCATTTCGAGGATTGCTTCAATCGAATGGCTTCGCAACGCCTCCTTCGATCTTGATGCAAAATTCGCCAGAGGCCCGGGTGAAAGCAGGTATCGGCGAAGACCGGCAGATTTCCTTGCCGCGCGTCGACGAGCCGCTTGTCGAAGGCATCTGCCTCGAAGCTCTCGATATGCTGAACGATTTCGGCGCCCCCTTGAAGATTTTCGGCTTGTTGCGAGAGGTCGTGCCGGGCCGGCAGGTTGAAATTGTCCGGCTGATGCTCGCGATGAACCGCGTGGAATTTCGAGTAGCGAGGCTCTTGATCGAGCTCACCCCACGATCACAACTCACCAATCCCTTGGCTCGCAGAAAAAGATACGAGGGTATTTCCCCGGCGCAAATGGCCGCCATGGAAGCCGACATTGCCGAGGTCAGCCATGACTATCTGAGCGCTGCCAGCACCCACGGCTCAGAAATGCTAAACCTGATCGCCGCTACGAGCTATTTCGACCGACTGCTGAACAACCCCAAGCTGGTTCGATATCTAGCGCGCAATTTCGCGAGGCAACTGGAGGTGTTTCAGAACTTGCTCGACTTCCGCGAGGCTCGATACAAGGAACACCCGCCGCAGGCCGGGTCGTGA
- a CDS encoding recombinase family protein, translated as MARAMDKATTPPEFERRRARAAQYLRMSTERQIYSIDNQRDAIRNYAEVMGYDIVATYEDPGRSGLSILGRPGLKRLIEDIESRRADFETVVVYDVSRWGRFQNTDESASYEYRCQRAGVRIEFCAELFVNDGSIGSDVLKAIKRSMAAEYSRMLSNRVFAGQSRIVKLGFSGGGPAGYGLRRLLVDGSGNPKAILHRDQRKGLASDRVVLVPGPENEVSTVRWIFNQFVKKGKTAVEIASALNARGLVTEFGRPWTGACVGTILASEKYVGNIVWNRISHRLLQNRLRNPPSAFVRADNVIEPLVTRALFDRAQAIRRARTYLRPDEELLADLTKLLKERGRLSSPIIDAAPGCHSASIYAHRFGSMNAAYQLIGYDGSANYRKLDIRRRLIQIRQQTIENLMSDIEGVGGSALYDPQTKIMRVNDEFSVAIWTAQYRMNVTGFPRWPFWKRGLIGPEVTILIRMESDNQTVRDFLIAPAHEAQSALHMLKADNGVRLDAFLFASLDPVVEMARREPMPANI; from the coding sequence ATGGCCCGCGCGATGGACAAAGCAACCACACCCCCCGAGTTTGAAAGGCGAAGGGCTCGCGCTGCTCAATACCTGCGCATGTCGACGGAGAGGCAGATCTACTCCATCGACAATCAAAGGGACGCGATCCGTAACTATGCAGAGGTCATGGGTTACGACATCGTTGCCACGTATGAAGATCCAGGCCGAAGCGGGCTCAGCATCTTGGGGCGCCCGGGCTTGAAGCGGCTGATCGAAGATATCGAAAGCCGGCGGGCCGATTTCGAAACTGTCGTGGTCTATGACGTCAGCCGATGGGGACGCTTTCAGAATACTGATGAAAGCGCCTCTTATGAATACCGATGCCAAAGAGCCGGAGTGCGGATCGAATTCTGCGCTGAGCTATTCGTCAACGATGGGAGCATTGGGTCCGATGTTCTGAAGGCCATCAAGCGCAGCATGGCTGCGGAGTACAGCCGAATGCTGTCGAATAGGGTCTTTGCCGGTCAAAGCCGAATAGTCAAACTGGGTTTCAGCGGAGGCGGCCCTGCAGGCTATGGGTTGAGGCGCCTTCTCGTCGACGGCTCTGGAAATCCCAAGGCAATCCTCCATCGTGATCAGCGAAAAGGCCTGGCCAGCGACCGCGTCGTTCTCGTCCCCGGGCCTGAAAATGAGGTGTCAACCGTCCGATGGATATTCAACCAGTTCGTGAAAAAAGGAAAAACGGCAGTCGAAATTGCGTCTGCTCTAAACGCGCGCGGCCTGGTCACCGAGTTTGGCCGGCCTTGGACCGGAGCGTGCGTAGGCACGATACTGGCCAGCGAGAAATATGTCGGCAACATTGTATGGAACCGAATATCCCACAGGCTTCTGCAAAACCGGCTGAGAAATCCGCCAAGCGCATTTGTTCGCGCCGACAACGTCATCGAACCGCTCGTAACCCGGGCGCTGTTCGATCGTGCGCAAGCTATCAGGCGGGCGCGCACTTACCTCAGACCCGATGAAGAGTTGCTGGCCGATCTGACCAAGCTTTTGAAAGAACGGGGAAGGCTGTCGAGCCCAATCATTGATGCCGCTCCAGGCTGTCATTCAGCCAGCATTTACGCGCATCGCTTTGGAAGCATGAACGCCGCCTACCAGTTGATCGGATACGACGGGTCGGCGAACTATCGGAAACTCGACATCAGAAGGCGGCTCATTCAGATTCGGCAGCAAACAATCGAGAACTTGATGTCGGACATCGAAGGGGTCGGTGGCTCAGCGCTGTACGATCCCCAAACAAAGATTATGCGTGTCAATGATGAATTCTCCGTGGCCATTTGGACTGCGCAATATCGGATGAACGTCACCGGTTTTCCACGCTGGCCGTTCTGGAAGCGGGGTCTCATCGGGCCAGAGGTAACGATTTTGATCAGGATGGAGTCCGATAATCAGACCGTTCGTGACTTCCTGATCGCACCCGCTCATGAAGCGCAGTCTGCCCTTCACATGCTCAAGGCCGACAATGGCGTGCGCCTTGATGCCTTCCTCTTCGCTTCGCTTGATCCTGTGGTTGAGATGGCGAGACGAGAACCAATGCCGGCAAATATATGA
- a CDS encoding YMGG-like glycine zipper-containing protein, whose product MTFHKAIAALALTAALAGCQSQTEGQQRATTGALIGGAGGALVGQAIGGNTKSTVIGAASGALLGAVVGSATTPQRRGEEMCRYQDRYGRIYTAPCDDRYYNGNY is encoded by the coding sequence ATGACCTTTCACAAAGCCATAGCCGCATTGGCGCTGACCGCCGCACTTGCCGGCTGCCAGTCGCAGACCGAAGGCCAGCAGCGGGCTACCACCGGCGCGCTCATCGGCGGCGCCGGTGGCGCACTCGTCGGCCAGGCGATCGGTGGCAACACCAAGAGCACGGTCATCGGCGCGGCCAGCGGCGCGCTGCTTGGCGCCGTCGTCGGTTCCGCCACTACTCCGCAGCGCCGCGGCGAAGAAATGTGCCGATACCAGGACCGCTACGGCCGCATCTACACCGCGCCCTGCGACGACCGCTACTACAACGGCAATTATTGA
- a CDS encoding class I SAM-dependent methyltransferase — translation MTTSLAGTLKNRGKQMAKRLLGYDSRNWLRIRQIEAFTVFLEAGNRKASDVIEISPGWNRYWRAMCPNYRSVDFPAFDICKDRTEEQYSIVIADQVLEHVRRPLAAAQNIHAMTRPGGWAMVATPFLFRVHARPHDYNRWTPAGLKQLMVEGGFPEANVKVHGWGNKACARAHIGGPVRAYGLWRDLSNDEEYPLMVWAFAKKEPAASQ, via the coding sequence ATGACGACAAGCCTTGCCGGCACCCTGAAAAACCGCGGCAAACAGATGGCCAAACGCCTGCTTGGCTATGATTCCCGAAACTGGCTGCGTATCCGCCAGATCGAGGCGTTCACCGTCTTTCTGGAAGCCGGCAACCGCAAGGCCTCTGACGTCATCGAGATCTCGCCGGGCTGGAACCGCTATTGGCGGGCGATGTGCCCCAACTATCGCTCGGTCGATTTCCCGGCCTTTGACATCTGCAAGGACCGCACCGAGGAACAATATTCGATCGTCATCGCCGACCAGGTGCTGGAACACGTGCGGCGGCCGCTAGCCGCGGCCCAGAACATCCATGCCATGACCCGGCCTGGCGGCTGGGCGATGGTGGCGACACCCTTCCTGTTCCGGGTCCATGCCCGGCCGCACGATTACAACAGGTGGACGCCCGCCGGCCTCAAGCAGCTGATGGTCGAGGGCGGCTTCCCCGAAGCCAACGTGAAGGTCCATGGCTGGGGCAACAAGGCGTGCGCCCGGGCTCACATCGGTGGCCCGGTACGCGCCTACGGCTTGTGGCGAGACCTCAGCAACGACGAGGAATACCCGCTAATGGTCTGGGCCTTCGCAAAGAAGGAGCCAGCGGCCTCTCAATAA
- a CDS encoding thermonuclease family protein: MITRAALLLATAALISSSAAATPLVGIPSVIDGDTIEIHGQRIRLNGIDAPESAQLCLDAAGKKYRCGQRASLTLADFLEAHRPISCIEVDRDQFRRMVAVCTAGGIDIGEWMVRKGYAVDWPKYSAGFYAKAETDARTAKRGLWAGSFDRPWEWRKQMTVQ, from the coding sequence ATGATCACTCGCGCCGCCCTCCTCCTCGCCACTGCAGCTTTGATTTCGTCATCAGCGGCCGCCACTCCCCTGGTAGGCATTCCATCCGTCATCGACGGCGACACAATCGAAATTCACGGGCAGCGAATTCGCCTCAACGGCATCGACGCACCTGAAAGTGCGCAGCTCTGCCTTGACGCCGCTGGCAAGAAATATCGTTGCGGGCAAAGGGCGTCTCTCACCCTGGCCGACTTCCTCGAGGCGCATCGCCCGATATCGTGCATCGAGGTCGACCGTGACCAGTTCAGGCGCATGGTGGCCGTCTGCACAGCAGGCGGAATCGATATCGGCGAATGGATGGTCCGGAAGGGTTATGCGGTCGACTGGCCGAAATACAGCGCTGGCTTCTATGCCAAGGCTGAGACTGACGCCAGAACAGCCAAGCGCGGCCTATGGGCTGGATCGTTCGACCGGCCATGGGAATGGCGCAAACAGATGACGGTTCAATAA
- a CDS encoding GGDEF domain-containing protein, with protein MKLDLSPTSWGRAIAVTAAGTAFFIAVAFFVDSFNFPYLSPEAVWRAQMTDLMLPLVLGGSFLFFLMWKIRQLATAQRDLSVIAATDSLTAVLNRGAFSMLVEAYLEQTHKQAQTRSGALLIIDADHFKSINDRLGHDCGDQALKLIAQAIKGQLRGSDIVGRIGGEEFGVFLPGVDPSQSWLVAEGIRRRIREMDFSPGGRACPLSVSIGGTSFSGPTTYEAIFSAADRRLYAAKSNGRDQVSFDPEEAALVSQPSATTVH; from the coding sequence ATGAAGCTTGACCTGTCGCCGACCAGCTGGGGCAGGGCGATCGCTGTCACCGCCGCCGGCACGGCATTCTTCATTGCCGTGGCGTTTTTCGTCGATTCCTTCAATTTCCCCTATCTCTCGCCCGAGGCCGTCTGGCGCGCGCAAATGACGGACCTCATGCTTCCCCTGGTGCTGGGCGGGTCGTTTCTGTTTTTCCTGATGTGGAAGATCCGCCAGCTGGCCACAGCCCAACGCGACCTCAGCGTCATCGCCGCGACCGATAGTCTGACGGCGGTGCTGAACCGCGGCGCCTTCTCCATGCTGGTCGAGGCCTATCTCGAGCAGACCCACAAGCAGGCGCAGACCCGTTCCGGCGCGCTGCTGATTATCGACGCCGACCATTTCAAGTCGATCAACGACCGCCTTGGTCATGACTGTGGCGACCAGGCGCTCAAGCTGATCGCGCAGGCGATCAAGGGACAGCTGCGCGGCAGCGATATTGTCGGCCGCATTGGCGGCGAGGAGTTTGGCGTGTTTCTCCCTGGTGTCGACCCCTCGCAATCCTGGCTGGTCGCCGAAGGCATCCGCCGGCGGATTCGCGAAATGGATTTTTCGCCCGGCGGCCGCGCCTGTCCGCTTTCCGTCAGCATCGGAGGCACCAGTTTCAGCGGGCCGACAACTTACGAGGCGATATTCTCCGCCGCCGACAGACGGCTCTATGCCGCCAAGTCGAATGGACGCGATCAGGTCAGTTTCGACCCAGAGGAAGCCGCCCTGGTGTCTCAGCCCAGTGCCACGACGGTGCATTGA
- a CDS encoding glycosyltransferase family 4 protein, with translation MIHLFNGFQNPFGGSERETLDLYRLLGADQQVRLWATSSRVSGELMRQFPIRRISPATREVPDGGTYVFLGAHWRNKIWPYLIRRPRRLIYVFNTFHPKIIALTTGMPRLLGWPDAELVLISEFQKRMLQVEGVVHPSPIDIGRFSPRPARPDRPFTVGRLSRDTADKHHADDVALYEALLADGVAVRIQGGMPLKDRLAPHPQLELLPQGQFAAEQFLPTLDVFYYRTGSHVETFGRVVFEAMACGLPVVCHSHGGYADHISHGENGFLFETTQQAVQILAELKADPALRTDVGHKARQTVERLFSPQALQQRLDFYRR, from the coding sequence ATGATCCATTTGTTCAACGGCTTTCAGAACCCGTTTGGCGGCAGCGAGCGCGAAACCCTGGACCTGTACCGGCTGCTGGGCGCCGACCAGCAGGTGCGTCTTTGGGCAACCTCTTCGCGCGTGTCCGGCGAACTGATGCGGCAATTTCCGATTCGCCGCATCTCACCGGCCACACGCGAGGTGCCTGACGGCGGCACCTATGTCTTCCTAGGCGCGCATTGGCGCAACAAGATCTGGCCTTACCTGATCCGGCGGCCACGCCGGCTGATCTATGTCTTCAACACCTTTCACCCGAAGATCATCGCGCTGACGACCGGCATGCCACGCCTGCTGGGCTGGCCCGACGCCGAACTGGTGCTGATCTCAGAATTCCAGAAGCGCATGCTGCAGGTCGAAGGTGTCGTGCATCCGTCGCCGATCGATATCGGGCGTTTCTCACCACGGCCGGCAAGGCCGGATCGACCGTTCACCGTGGGGCGGCTGAGCCGCGACACGGCCGACAAGCATCATGCCGACGATGTGGCGCTCTACGAGGCATTGCTGGCCGATGGCGTTGCGGTGCGGATCCAGGGCGGCATGCCGCTCAAGGACAGGCTCGCGCCGCATCCGCAACTCGAACTCCTGCCGCAGGGCCAGTTTGCCGCCGAGCAGTTTTTGCCGACGCTCGACGTGTTCTACTATCGCACCGGCTCGCATGTGGAGACATTCGGCCGCGTGGTGTTCGAGGCGATGGCCTGCGGTTTGCCCGTGGTCTGCCATTCGCATGGCGGTTATGCCGACCATATCAGCCATGGCGAAAACGGTTTTCTCTTCGAGACGACGCAGCAGGCGGTGCAAATCCTGGCCGAGCTCAAGGCCGATCCGGCGCTGCGCACTGACGTGGGTCACAAAGCGCGGCAGACCGTCGAGCGATTGTTTTCGCCGCAGGCATTGCAACAGCGGCTGGATTTCTATCGGCGTTAG
- a CDS encoding anion transporter: MTLMGAAALLILVLTYGGVAIGRIPGLRLDRAGIALLGGAAMIAIGAISMEDAYRAINLDTITLLLGMMIVVAHLKVSGAFRGLGAIAIEHAHAPFMLLVMVTLLTGVLSAFLVNDAICLVMAPIVVHVTRVINRNPIPYLIATATASNCGSVATITGNPQNMVIGALSGISYPAFSAALAPVALFGLVAVIVIVRIVYRAEFSRTAELTPHVSRGRMHRGQVLKAVIVCIGLAIAFFAGVSVAKAALIGGAILLLTRAIKPDRIYREIDGPLLFMFAGLFVVVAGAERTLLTPDIIASAKNLGLNDVWRLSGFTTVLSNIMSNVPAVLALRPFIPGLENPERAWLVVAMSSTLAGNFTLLGSVANLIVAEQSKTAGTPLSFGAFFKVGLPLTLITLVAGTAWLAFGF; encoded by the coding sequence ATGACATTGATGGGCGCCGCGGCACTGCTGATCCTGGTCCTGACGTATGGCGGCGTCGCCATCGGCCGCATCCCTGGTCTGCGTCTCGACCGGGCAGGCATCGCGCTGCTTGGTGGCGCCGCGATGATCGCCATTGGCGCGATCAGCATGGAGGACGCCTACCGCGCCATCAATCTCGACACGATCACGCTTCTGCTCGGCATGATGATCGTGGTGGCGCATCTGAAGGTCTCCGGCGCATTTCGCGGTCTGGGCGCCATCGCCATCGAACACGCGCACGCGCCGTTCATGCTCCTGGTGATGGTGACGCTGCTGACCGGCGTGCTGTCGGCCTTCCTGGTCAACGATGCCATCTGCCTGGTCATGGCGCCGATCGTCGTCCACGTCACCCGCGTCATCAACCGCAACCCGATCCCCTATCTGATCGCCACCGCCACCGCATCGAACTGCGGCAGCGTCGCCACCATCACCGGCAACCCGCAGAACATGGTCATCGGCGCGCTGTCGGGCATTTCCTATCCCGCTTTTTCGGCGGCGCTGGCGCCGGTCGCCTTGTTCGGCCTCGTCGCGGTCATCGTCATCGTGCGCATCGTCTATCGCGCCGAATTCAGCCGCACCGCTGAATTGACGCCGCATGTCTCGCGCGGCCGCATGCATCGCGGCCAGGTGCTGAAGGCCGTGATCGTCTGCATCGGGCTGGCCATCGCCTTCTTTGCCGGCGTCTCCGTTGCCAAGGCTGCATTGATCGGCGGCGCCATCCTCCTGCTCACCCGCGCCATCAAGCCGGACCGCATCTACCGTGAGATCGATGGCCCGCTGCTGTTCATGTTCGCCGGTCTGTTCGTGGTGGTCGCCGGGGCCGAAAGGACACTGCTGACCCCAGACATCATCGCCTCGGCCAAGAATCTCGGCCTGAACGATGTCTGGCGCCTGTCCGGTTTCACCACGGTGCTCTCCAACATCATGAGCAATGTGCCGGCGGTGCTTGCGCTGCGACCGTTCATACCTGGGCTGGAGAACCCCGAACGGGCCTGGCTGGTGGTGGCGATGAGTTCCACGCTTGCCGGCAATTTCACGCTGCTCGGCTCTGTCGCCAACCTGATCGTCGCCGAACAGTCCAAGACTGCCGGCACACCCTTGTCCTTCGGTGCCTTCTTCAAGGTCGGCCTGCCGCTGACGCTGATCACGCTCGTCGCCGGTACGGCATGGCTGGCCTTCGGGTTCTAG
- a CDS encoding tetratricopeptide repeat protein, with protein MTNTNQVDSGDLIRRAVAAFNSGNHGLAMQLCELGLKQHPDDPALCHLLAAVLFARADLSGARTHIETSLAARADNVPALILACKIARADGRFEAALQQLDRAAKLSSQAEIPIERARTFDQAGNALAAREWWTLVLQRDPKSEEAAARLGRLAWQRGASVEAEGFLERAVASGGHPSAWFDLGLVRQDMRKFGAAAQAYRRVLEMSPDAPEAAVNLGVVLQETGDLDGAMLAYSTAYRLRPSTFGVIAMALTSAPSGRLWLDEEALRRSLASGAPPPGAKPLAVDTGR; from the coding sequence GTGACGAATACGAATCAAGTCGATAGCGGCGATCTGATCCGCCGTGCGGTGGCCGCTTTCAATTCCGGCAATCACGGCCTGGCAATGCAGCTGTGCGAGTTAGGCCTGAAGCAACACCCCGACGATCCGGCGCTTTGCCATCTGCTGGCGGCCGTCCTGTTCGCCAGGGCGGATTTGTCGGGGGCTCGCACGCACATCGAGACGAGTCTGGCTGCTCGTGCGGATAATGTCCCCGCCTTGATTCTCGCATGCAAGATTGCCCGGGCCGACGGCCGGTTCGAAGCAGCGTTGCAACAGCTGGATCGCGCGGCAAAGCTGTCATCACAGGCGGAAATACCGATCGAGCGGGCACGTACCTTTGATCAGGCAGGCAATGCTTTGGCCGCGCGTGAATGGTGGACACTTGTCTTGCAACGGGATCCGAAATCCGAGGAGGCCGCGGCGCGCCTCGGACGCCTTGCCTGGCAACGCGGTGCCTCTGTTGAGGCAGAAGGCTTCCTCGAACGCGCCGTCGCCAGCGGCGGGCATCCTTCTGCCTGGTTTGATCTTGGGTTGGTGCGTCAGGACATGCGCAAGTTCGGCGCCGCCGCCCAGGCCTATCGACGCGTGCTGGAGATGAGCCCGGATGCCCCGGAGGCTGCCGTCAATCTGGGCGTTGTCTTGCAGGAAACTGGTGATCTCGATGGGGCGATGCTGGCGTATTCAACGGCCTATCGTCTGCGCCCATCCACGTTCGGCGTCATCGCCATGGCGCTTACATCGGCACCGAGTGGTCGGCTGTGGCTTGATGAGGAAGCACTGCGTCGCTCACTCGCCAGTGGAGCGCCCCCGCCGGGCGCGAAACCGCTTGCGGTAGACACCGGGCGTTGA
- a CDS encoding TetR/AcrR family transcriptional regulator, whose protein sequence is MPEAVIPTRKRIVDAATKLFYAEGIGRVSVDAVAEKAGLTKRTLYYHFKSKDDLIAAYLDGRDQPNLRQMAGWFDAAEGGADRKVEAIFSNLARVARHPKWKGCGFLRTAAELASMPGHPAVKVGSRHKSNFEAWLAGALSDHGVEEPQAVAREIVLLIDGSFSIMLVHRNPDYIEAAGRAAATLVRARSQNKG, encoded by the coding sequence ATGCCTGAAGCTGTCATCCCGACCCGCAAACGCATCGTCGATGCCGCCACAAAACTGTTCTATGCCGAAGGAATCGGTCGCGTCAGCGTCGACGCCGTCGCCGAAAAGGCGGGCCTCACCAAGCGGACGCTCTACTACCATTTCAAGAGCAAGGACGATTTGATCGCCGCCTATCTCGACGGGCGCGACCAGCCCAATCTGCGGCAGATGGCCGGCTGGTTCGATGCCGCGGAAGGCGGCGCTGACCGCAAGGTCGAGGCGATCTTCAGCAATCTGGCGCGGGTTGCGCGCCATCCGAAATGGAAGGGATGCGGCTTCTTGCGCACGGCCGCGGAACTTGCCTCGATGCCCGGCCATCCGGCGGTGAAGGTGGGATCGCGCCACAAGTCGAATTTCGAGGCATGGCTGGCCGGGGCGTTGTCCGATCACGGCGTCGAGGAACCGCAGGCGGTGGCGCGCGAGATCGTGCTTTTGATCGATGGCTCGTTTTCGATCATGCTGGTCCACCGCAATCCCGATTACATCGAGGCGGCAGGACGAGCAGCGGCGACGCTTGTCCGGGCGAGATCGCAGAACAAGGGCTGA
- a CDS encoding crotonase/enoyl-CoA hydratase family protein: protein MTDLVLNETRDGVSVLTLNRPEKLNALNYALIDRLLAVLDDIEVDGSVRAVILTGAGERAFSAGGDIHEFSASVAHGTDVALRDFVMRGQRLTARLEAFRKPIIAAVNGIAFGGGCEITEAVPLAVASDRALFAKPEINLAMPPTFGGTQRLPRLAGRKRALELLLTGATFSAERAAELGLVNKIVPHAELMPAAHDLARRIVTHSPAALAGILTAVARGINLGIAEGLLVEAEQFARMAPTADLREGLGAWIERRRPSYDGSWTHIARPDETRRASLRLDQPVGQAKASR from the coding sequence ATGACCGATCTTGTCCTGAACGAGACCCGTGACGGGGTGAGTGTCCTCACCCTCAACCGCCCGGAAAAGCTCAACGCGCTGAACTACGCCCTGATCGATCGCCTGCTCGCGGTTCTCGACGACATAGAAGTCGATGGCAGCGTCCGGGCTGTCATCCTCACCGGAGCAGGGGAGCGGGCGTTTTCGGCGGGTGGCGATATCCATGAATTCTCGGCTAGCGTGGCCCACGGTACGGATGTGGCGCTGCGCGACTTCGTCATGCGCGGCCAACGGCTGACGGCAAGGCTCGAAGCCTTCCGCAAGCCCATCATCGCCGCCGTCAACGGAATTGCCTTCGGCGGCGGCTGCGAGATCACAGAGGCCGTGCCGCTGGCCGTCGCCAGCGACCGTGCCCTGTTCGCCAAGCCGGAGATCAACCTCGCAATGCCGCCGACCTTCGGCGGCACGCAGCGCCTGCCGCGGCTCGCCGGGCGCAAACGCGCGCTGGAACTGCTTTTGACGGGCGCAACCTTTTCGGCTGAACGAGCGGCTGAACTCGGCCTCGTCAACAAGATTGTGCCGCATGCCGAGCTGATGCCGGCTGCACACGATCTTGCCCGCCGCATCGTCACGCATTCGCCGGCAGCGCTCGCTGGCATTCTCACCGCGGTGGCGCGCGGCATCAACCTCGGCATCGCCGAAGGGCTGTTGGTCGAGGCTGAGCAGTTCGCCCGCATGGCCCCGACCGCCGATCTCAGGGAAGGGCTTGGCGCCTGGATCGAGCGGCGCAGGCCCAGCTATGACGGCTCCTGGACGCACATCGCGAGGCCGGACGAGACAAGGCGCGCCTCGCTGCGGCTCGATCAGCCTGTGGGGCAGGCCAAAGCGTCGAGATGA
- a CDS encoding cupredoxin domain-containing protein, producing MKAGALIRLSWLAALALMAAPAAAATIEVTIDKLVFSPATVEAKVGDTIEWVNNDVVAHTATVKGGWDVMIPPKKSASLTLKAAGAVDYFCRFHPNMRGHLDVSP from the coding sequence ATGAAAGCGGGCGCCTTGATCCGTCTGTCATGGCTGGCCGCGCTGGCGCTTATGGCGGCGCCGGCGGCGGCCGCAACCATAGAGGTCACCATCGACAAGCTCGTCTTTTCACCGGCAACCGTCGAGGCGAAGGTCGGCGACACGATCGAGTGGGTGAACAACGACGTGGTCGCCCATACGGCCACCGTGAAGGGCGGCTGGGACGTGATGATCCCGCCGAAGAAATCGGCGAGCCTGACATTGAAGGCGGCGGGAGCCGTCGACTATTTCTGCCGCTTCCACCCCAACATGAGGGGTCATCTCGACGTTTCGCCATAA
- a CDS encoding DUF4142 domain-containing protein, whose translation MLTRYTAALAAVLFVSAAPFAQAADKPTDPQIAHIAYTAGVLDIEAAKQAIKTSKNKEVVAFAKDMERDHEAVNKQALDLVKKLKVKPEDNATSQALSKAAEEERAKLAKLKGAAFDKAYIENEVAYHKQVNGALETLLIPSASNAELKSLLETGLKIFQGHEQHAEHVAGMLK comes from the coding sequence ATGCTCACCCGATATACCGCCGCCCTTGCAGCCGTGCTTTTCGTCAGCGCTGCTCCGTTCGCGCAGGCCGCGGACAAGCCGACCGACCCGCAGATCGCCCATATCGCCTACACAGCCGGTGTCCTCGACATCGAGGCGGCCAAGCAGGCGATCAAGACATCGAAGAACAAGGAGGTCGTCGCCTTCGCGAAGGACATGGAGCGCGACCATGAGGCGGTGAACAAGCAGGCGCTCGACCTGGTCAAGAAGCTCAAGGTGAAGCCCGAGGACAACGCCACCAGCCAGGCGCTGAGCAAGGCGGCGGAAGAAGAACGCGCCAAGCTCGCCAAGCTGAAGGGCGCGGCCTTCGACAAGGCCTATATCGAGAATGAGGTCGCCTATCACAAGCAGGTCAACGGCGCGCTCGAAACGCTGCTCATCCCTTCGGCCAGCAATGCCGAGCTGAAGAGCTTGCTCGAGACCGGCCTCAAGATCTTCCAGGGGCATGAGCAGCACGCCGAACATGTCGCCGGCATGCTGAAATGA